The Humulus lupulus chromosome 4, drHumLupu1.1, whole genome shotgun sequence genome has a window encoding:
- the LOC133830077 gene encoding UPF0235 protein At5g63440, whose amino-acid sequence MPKRTTHTYSSEDARPAGPDSDLFVYYCKYCGSHVLITDTQLQKMPKRKTDKAHVLDKKKHLARLNISEGGKVLLKRGEGMVEKQFRMNCLGCELFVCYRAEEDLESTSLIYVIDGALSTVAAETNPQDAPVPPCISQLEGGLVQVAIEVEDRAQRSAITRVNADDVRVTVAAPAARGEANNELLEFMGKVLGLRLSQMTLQRGWNNKSKLLVVEDLSARQVYVKLLEAVQP is encoded by the exons ATGCCGAAGAGGACAACCCACACCTACTCGAGCGAGGACGCTCGTCCTGCTGGTCCTGACTCTGACCTCTTCGTCTATTACTGCAAGTACTGTGGATCTCACGTCCTCATTACTG ATACCCAGTTGCAGAAAATGCCAAAAAGAAAGACTGACAAAGCTCATGTGTTAGACAAGAAGAAACATCTTGCAAGGTTAAACATTAGTGAGGGTGGAAAGGTTCTTCTGAAGCG GGGTGAAGGGATGGTGGAGAAGCAGTTCCGAATGAACTGTTTGGGTTGTGAACTCTTTGTCTGCTATCGCGCAGAGGAAGATTTGGAATCTACTTCCTTAATTTATGTGATTGATGGTGCTTTAAGTACGGTTGCTGCTGAAACTAACCCACAG GATGCTCCTGTGCCCCCCTGCATATCACAACTGGAAGGAGGACTAGTTCAAGTGGCAATAGAAGTGGAAGATCGTGCACAGCGCTCTGCAATAACAA GAGTGAATGCTGATGATGTTCGAGTTACCGTAGCTGCTCCTGCAGCTCGTGGAGAAGCTAACAATGAACTTTTGGAGTTTATGGGAAAA GTGTTGGGTTTGAGATTGAGCCAAATGACTCTTCAAAGGGGATGGAATAACAAATCAAAACTACTTGTG GTGGAGGATTTATCTGCAAGACAAGTGTATGTGAAGCTTCTGGAGGCTGTGCAACCTTGA